The window TCAAGGAGATCTCCGAGGCCTACTCGGTGCTCTCCGACCCCGCCGAGCGGGCCGAGTACGACCAGTTGCGGGCCATGGGCTCCGGCGCCCGGTTCACCCCGGGCGGTCAGGGCGGCGGGGGCGGCTTCGAGGACGTCTTCGGCGGCATGTTCAACCAGGGCGGCGGCCGCCAGCAGCAGCAGTACTCGAACGCCGATTTCGAGGATCTTCTCGGGTCGATGTTCGGCGGCGGTGGCGGGGGCGGCTTCGGAGCGGGCTCGTTCCGGCAGCCGCAGCAGCCGCGTGGCCCGCAGAAGGGACGCGATCAGACGGCGTCGACGACGCTGGGCTTCGGCACGGCGTTCCGCGGCGACACCGTGACCCTGCAGACGGGCGAGGGCAAGACCATCACCGTGCGGATCCCCGCCGGTGTCGAGGACGGCCAGAAGATCCGCCTCAAGGGCAAGGGCGCACCGAGCACGTCGGGCGGCCCGAACGGTGACCTCATCCTGCAGGTCGCGGTGCGACCAGACCCCGTGTTCGGGCGGCAGGGGCGCAACGTGACGGTCGACGTACCGATCACGTTCCCCGAGGCCGCGCTCGGCGCCACGATCGAGGTGCCCACCGTCGACGGCGACCCAATCCGCGTCAAGGTGCCCAAGGGCACCTCGAGCGGCAAGACGCTGCGCGTCAAGGGGCGCGGCTTCTCCGGGAAGTCGGGCACGGGCGATCTGCTCGTGAAGCTCCAGGTCGCCGTCCCGTCACATCTCAACGACGAGCAGGAGAAGGCGCTCGACGCCTTCGTCGCCGCGAGCGGCCACGAGTCGCCTCGCGAGGACCTGCTGCGGCGCGCGCGTCAGACCGCGTGACCGCGTGGGGGCGGTGTCCGGACGACGTCCGGGCGCGGCCCCCGTTCCCCCTGTCCACTCACGAAGGAGGGTGAGACACCATGGACGGACCCGTTCGACCGAGCGAGGACGACCCGATCTTCGCGATCGCCGTGGCGGCGCAACTGGCGGGCATGCACCCGCAGACCCTGCGGCAGTACGACCGCATGGGGCTCGTGTCCCCACAGCGGACGGCGGGCAGGGTGCGGCGCTACTCGCTCACCGACGTGCAGGCACTCCGCGAGATCGCGGAGCTCTCCGGCGACGGCGTGAGCCTCGAGGGCATCGCCCGCATCATGCTCCTGCGCGAGGAGAATCGCGAACTGCGCCACCGGGTGCGTGCGCTTGAATCGGAGCTCGCCGACGAACGACTCCGGCGTCAGGGACGACGCGTGTTCGCCGCGGGACAGGCCGGCGAGGTCGTCAC is drawn from Pseudoclavibacter chungangensis and contains these coding sequences:
- a CDS encoding heat shock protein transcriptional repressor HspR translates to MDGPVRPSEDDPIFAIAVAAQLAGMHPQTLRQYDRMGLVSPQRTAGRVRRYSLTDVQALREIAELSGDGVSLEGIARIMLLREENRELRHRVRALESELADERLRRQGRRVFAAGQAGEVVTIMAGRRSGRRTGVVVWRPQRRGDRGEERTAATPADGSQAPEPSAVVAFEAVDEH
- a CDS encoding DnaJ C-terminal domain-containing protein, with protein sequence MASQDWFDKDFYAVLDVPKDVSEQDLKKRYRKLAREFHPDSHPGDPAAEERFKEISEAYSVLSDPAERAEYDQLRAMGSGARFTPGGQGGGGGFEDVFGGMFNQGGGRQQQQYSNADFEDLLGSMFGGGGGGGFGAGSFRQPQQPRGPQKGRDQTASTTLGFGTAFRGDTVTLQTGEGKTITVRIPAGVEDGQKIRLKGKGAPSTSGGPNGDLILQVAVRPDPVFGRQGRNVTVDVPITFPEAALGATIEVPTVDGDPIRVKVPKGTSSGKTLRVKGRGFSGKSGTGDLLVKLQVAVPSHLNDEQEKALDAFVAASGHESPREDLLRRARQTA